The Endozoicomonas sp. 4G DNA segment AATGAGCTGCGTTTCGCTCGTTCCAGCAGTTGATCTGCTGCTTCTTCCGGGGTGAGTTCATAGGCGGGTGAAGGCAGTTCAACCACTTTGCTGGGCTGTGTTGAGCATCCTGTCAGCACGGCGCTGATTAGCAGTGCGGTGATCAGGATACGCTTGGAAAAGCCCTGGCGCATAAAGAGGCCCTGGCGCATAGAAAAGTTCTGGCTCATAAAAATCGGAGTCGACCGAACTGTTGTTGATCTGTGCATTCTACCCCAACATAGCCTGTGCGTCAGCCTGATGGGAAAGAGTAGAGGGATTCGGTTGTGAAGTATTTTGTCAATGGCTCTTTGAAGAGGGTACACTTCCGGCCGTTTGACTTTTAATTTTCCCGACTATGAACAGCCTTCATAGTGGAACAACTGGCTGGCAGGATATGTCTGAAAGTACCCTTTTTATTGTTTCAACCCCCATTGGTCATCTTGATGATATGACGCCGAGAGCCATTGAAGTATTGAAGCAGGTGTCAGTGATTGCCGCAGAAGATACCCGTCACAGTCGGAAGCTGCTTAATCACTTTGGGATTGAGACTCCCATGGTTCCCTGCCATGAGCACAATGAAAAGCATCAGGCGGAGGTGTTATTGGCCCGATTGCAGCAGGGCGACTCCGTGGCCCTGATCAGTGACGCCGGAACGCCCCTGATTTCAGATCCGGGTTTTGTGCTGGTGCGAAGAGTCAGGGAGCAGGGGATTAAAGTGGTGCCTGTTCCCGGTGCCTGTGCGCTGGTGGCGGCTCTGTCGGTCAGTGGCCTGCCAACAGACAGGTTCTATTTTGAAGGCTTTTTACCCGCCAAATCCTCTGGCAGAAAGAAAAGGTTGGAAGCGTTGGGTTCGATGACTCATACCTGGGCTGTCTATGAATCCACGCACCGAATTCTGGACAGCCTTGCCGATTTTCGGGAAGTGTTGGGCGGAGATCGATATATCGTGCTGGCCAGAGAGATGACCAAAACCTTTGAGACGGTGCTTGCAGGCAAGGTGGCCGTGGTGGAAAAAATCTTACAGGAAGACGCTAATCAGTGTCGCGGCGAGTTTGTGGTTCTGGTTGAAGGGGCTGAAGAGCAGAAGGAAGAGGCGGTTGATCCTGAAACCGTTAAATTACTGCAACGGCTGTTGCAGGAGTTACCCGCTAAAAAAGCCGCCGCAGTGATCGCTGATGTGTCCGGCTATCGTAAGAAGCAGCTTTATGAGTTGTCGCTGACGATGAAGTAAGTGATTTCATAGGATCAACAAGATCGCCAGAGTTATTATGACCCCCAACCCTGAAATCGCTATGGGTTTAAGCGCCGGTGAAATAGAAGCCACAGGAGCACTGATAGAAGCCACAGGAGCACTGGAGGCGGCGTCGTAGTTCCTATCAGTAATACAGGGTGTAGGGATTATTGAGCAGTTTTCTGATTCAAAGAAGAACTGACCTACGAGGTTGGCCAGTCCACTGCAGGCGGTGGCAGTGGAGTTATTGATGGCTGCCCAGGTATTAACGATCTGGTTGATGCTATAAGGAGTGGTTGCTGGCATAACAATAGATGAGTTTGTTGGTTCTTCACACTCAGCTCCCAGTGGTAATGGATTAACGGCTTTCAGGCCGAAGAGTTGTGGCAGTTGCTTCCATGGACTGACGGCCTGCAGGTGGTTACAGGCCAGAGCCAGTTGCAGGGAAGCATTGACGATGATAGCGTCTGCTGTTACCTGGATCTGATTGCCTGCCAGATTAAAGAGAGGAGGTTCGACGTCGGTATCATTGTGACCTAAAAAAGCGAGCCCCCCCTGCAGTGGATATCCTCCCATAACGAGAACAAGATAGGTAACTCCAGCATTAGATGCCTTGATTATGTTTCTGAAGACATCGAGACGGGTTCCGGGTCCAAGAATAAATTCACCTGCTTCTGCCATTTTCCCGAGAAATGTGTTGCCAATAATAGCGAGCCTCCGAAACTGGTTCTTAATGGCAGGGAGACTGATATGTATCCCTAAGCTGGGAGTAAGCTCACCACCCACAAGCATTGGGATAGCCTTACCTATGACGGTATTGTTAGTGAACAGTAGACCCGGGCCGGTACGTGTCTCATTGTTTGATGCATCCAGCGGTTTTTTGCAATTAAGGTCAACCGCAGTCCAATAAGGAATGCGGAATATGTTGTTCTCTATAACCAGTCTTCGGTTATAGCATTCTGCTAAAACAATGGCGGTAACGGGGATTAGGCCCTTAGGTTCAAATGGCAGGAAAGTAACGTGACTTATATGACAGTCTTTTGTTTCCCCAAACTGGAAATGGTCAGGGGTTCCAACCCTGACCATTTGTTCTTTTGGATAAGATTGTTGGACCGAGATGACGATTTCAAAACCGTCATCAGCAGCCCCGATAATGAGCTGGCCGTTCTTCAAAACGATTTCATTGCCAATAAGGTAGTTAACCGGGGTTTTACCCGTCACAGAGTCAGCGACTAGAGGAGGCGTCGTCACTGAGGGTACCGTGTTGGAGGAGAGCAGTATCACGGTGTTTTCAGCCATCCCATTGATCAACTGGGCTATATCTTCTGCTGGGTCGGCACTGAGAACAACACAATCCCGCCCGTAAATAAGGCCGTTGTACTGGTTTAGTCGTTGCTGAACCCCTGTCGTGTTTCCTGAAAGAGTGTCGCACGGTACCGTTGCAGGGGGCGGTGTGCCAGGCTGAGTCGTTTGAGCATGCAGGCTCAGAGCCTGTAACAGGAGTAAAGGAGCGAATAACCGGGTCAGATGATTTTGCAATTTGGTCATGTCTAGAGCTCTCGGAATAATTTCTCAGGTTCTGAGAGAGTGTGGCAAAACCTCGCAAGTTAAGCATATCACCTGCTTAGTCGCCTCTCTGGTTTGGAAATCTTCGTGGTAGATTAGCTCTATGTAATCCAATCCGGTGAATTTATGCCTTGAAGTTTGCTCAGGTTTTCAGTTTAAGCCAAGGGTTACGAGCTATACTTGGTCATCGCTTCTATCGTGTCTCCTACGCTTTTGTCGGGGCGGGAGTGTATTTTGATGAAAACTAAACAATGCTCGTTAAAAAAACGAATTGGTAACGTTATTTTTTGTTTTCTCTTCATCATTAATTTTTCCAAATACCCTGTTTTTGCTGAAGAAAATACTGAAGACAATGCTGATAACTTACCCTATCAACCGTCTGTGATAAGGTGTCCGAGGGCTAACGAGACGTACTATTTTCATTGCGGGGAAAGGGGGATATACAATTGTAGTGGAATTGTATCACCAGAAGGGAGTGCAGGTATTGAGGTCAATGGGACCTGCGTTAACCCTGAGTCAAAAGAGCAATGTACATTCTACTCTTCGTGCGTTTTTAATTCTGATGAAATGGATTATGACGGAAAGCT contains these protein-coding regions:
- the rsmI gene encoding 16S rRNA (cytidine(1402)-2'-O)-methyltransferase, whose product is MSESTLFIVSTPIGHLDDMTPRAIEVLKQVSVIAAEDTRHSRKLLNHFGIETPMVPCHEHNEKHQAEVLLARLQQGDSVALISDAGTPLISDPGFVLVRRVREQGIKVVPVPGACALVAALSVSGLPTDRFYFEGFLPAKSSGRKKRLEALGSMTHTWAVYESTHRILDSLADFREVLGGDRYIVLAREMTKTFETVLAGKVAVVEKILQEDANQCRGEFVVLVEGAEEQKEEAVDPETVKLLQRLLQELPAKKAAAVIADVSGYRKKQLYELSLTMK